GACGGAGGATCAGGCGCGCAGCGTGTTCTACAGCCTGGAGATCGGCACCGACAATTCGGTGGCGGAAGGCGAAATGGATGTTTTTCAAGAGCTGATCGATGATCTGGGGCGGGTGCCGGGGGTCATCGAAGTGGGCCTGACGGATCCCAAGGGCCGCATTGATTATTCCAACGTGCGCGCCTCTGTGGGCGGCGCCTTTCCCATGTCGAACAAGGTTCAAGCGGATCAACAGCCCCTGGTCTTCAGTGAGGCGGGAGACATTCTGACCCTATCGCGCCTGAGCATCATGGAGAAGGCATGTCTGGATTGTCATTTCGACGCCAAGGTCGGTGATGTCGCAGGGATACTGTTTGCGCGCTTGAGCCTGGAAGGCCTGCGCAGCATCGAAAGCTCCATGACGGCGGCTTTTGCCGAGGCGCGCGCCAAGAGCATCTCCACCGGCCTGTTGACCGGTGGCGGTGGCTTGCTGGTGGCCGCCCTGGCGGTGGTTGTTCTCCTCGGCCGGATGGTGCGCAAGCCCCTGTTGCAACTGGTGGGTATGGTGGAAGAACTTGGCCGCGGTCACCTCAGTCAGCGCCTCAATATTGAGAAGGGCGACGAAATCGGGCAGATGGCCAAGGCCATCGACAGTTTTGCCGATACCTTGCAGAACGACATGGTCGCCAACATGAAAAAGCTCGCCGCCGGTGACCTGGACTTTACCGTGGTCCCCTGCGATGCCCAGGACGAGATCCGCAATTCACTGCGCAAGGTCAGCGAAGACCTCAACAATGTGATGGGCGAGGTGCAGGGTTCGGGCGATCAGATCGCGCGCGGGGCCGATCAGGTGGCCGAAACCAGTCAATCCCTCTCCCAGGGTGCCACGGAGCAGGCCAGTTCGTTGCAGGAAATCTCGGCCTCCATCAACGAGATGGCCGCGCAGATCAAGACCAGCGCCGATCATGCCGTGCAGGCCGACGGCCTGTCGCGCCAGGCCAGCCAGTCGGCCGCGCGCGGCCAGCAGCAGATGCAGGCCATGGTGCAGGCCATGGGCGAAATCAACCGCGCCGGAGGAGATATCTCTAAAATCATTAAGGTGATTGACGAGATCGCCTTCCAGACCAACTTGTTGGCCTTGAATGCGGCAGTGGAAGCGGCGCGCGCCGGGCAGCACGGCAAGGGCTTCGCGGTGGTGGCCGAAGAGGTGCGCAATCTGGCCGCGCGCAGCGCCAAGGCCGCCAAGGAAACCGCCGAACTCATCGAGGTGTCGGTGGGCAAGGCAAAAAACGGTGGCGAAATCGCCGATCAGACCGCCACGGCGCTCGATGAGATCGTCGGCGGCATCACCAAGGTGTCTGATTTGATCGGCGAAATTTCGGCGGCGGCCAACGAGCAGGCCGAGGGTATCGGTCAGATCAATCAAGGCCTGGGGCAGATCGATCAGGTGACCCAGCAGAACACCGCCAACGCCGAGGAATCGGCGGCGGCCGCCGAGGAACTTTCCGGGCAGGTGCGCGATCTGCGCACGATGCTGCAACGCTTCAAGCTCAAGGGCGGCGCGCAACCGACTTCGGGTTTTCGTGTTGCTCCGGCCCCGGGCCCGGCGGTGTCGGCCAATTGGGGCGGGCCGAGCCCGTCGTCAGGGTCCGCGCCCAAGGCCACGGCCGGCAAGGCCGCGCCCGCCCAGTCCTTCATCGCCCTGGATGATGAGGAGTTCGGGCGCTATTGAGCAGTGAGTAGCGAATAGCGCGTAGGGGACGGTGGTTGCGCCGGGTGGGATTTTT
The window above is part of the Geoalkalibacter ferrihydriticus DSM 17813 genome. Proteins encoded here:
- a CDS encoding methyl-accepting chemotaxis protein, which produces MASKLNSIQAKVGGLLALILVLAFGLSTAINTLQSAALLEKNGQEALSALRTSTEDQARSVFYSLEIGTDNSVAEGEMDVFQELIDDLGRVPGVIEVGLTDPKGRIDYSNVRASVGGAFPMSNKVQADQQPLVFSEAGDILTLSRLSIMEKACLDCHFDAKVGDVAGILFARLSLEGLRSIESSMTAAFAEARAKSISTGLLTGGGGLLVAALAVVVLLGRMVRKPLLQLVGMVEELGRGHLSQRLNIEKGDEIGQMAKAIDSFADTLQNDMVANMKKLAAGDLDFTVVPCDAQDEIRNSLRKVSEDLNNVMGEVQGSGDQIARGADQVAETSQSLSQGATEQASSLQEISASINEMAAQIKTSADHAVQADGLSRQASQSAARGQQQMQAMVQAMGEINRAGGDISKIIKVIDEIAFQTNLLALNAAVEAARAGQHGKGFAVVAEEVRNLAARSAKAAKETAELIEVSVGKAKNGGEIADQTATALDEIVGGITKVSDLIGEISAAANEQAEGIGQINQGLGQIDQVTQQNTANAEESAAAAEELSGQVRDLRTMLQRFKLKGGAQPTSGFRVAPAPGPAVSANWGGPSPSSGSAPKATAGKAAPAQSFIALDDEEFGRY